One region of Streptomyces sp. CG4 genomic DNA includes:
- a CDS encoding UTRA domain-containing protein codes for MPGIRELPANGLGQDSLAELLQPAGLRPDQGEQRVSGRPVDAREAELVRRAPGDWFLHKRRTTRAADDSFAEHAVALLDPTHVELTLSLG; via the coding sequence GTGCCCGGAATCCGCGAACTGCCCGCCAACGGCCTCGGCCAGGACTCGCTCGCCGAGTTGTTGCAACCCGCCGGGCTGCGGCCCGACCAAGGAGAACAGCGGGTCTCCGGGCGGCCGGTCGACGCCCGCGAGGCGGAGTTGGTGCGGCGCGCACCGGGGGACTGGTTCCTGCACAAGCGCCGGACGACCCGGGCGGCCGACGACTCCTTCGCCGAGCACGCCGTCGCCCTGCTCGACCCCACCCACGTCGAGCTGACCCTCAGCCTCGGCTGA
- a CDS encoding helix-turn-helix domain-containing protein — protein MLNETVFRSEDVPPADRFGYWAERLRKTHAPVTLSSKHTHDFRFTQRVLDLGSVSLWPATFEQVTIRRTPKLIRQSDPELYHMSLVVMGTGAGTWDDGEATYRPSDLHINDSAVPWEIRTGAEPVTALGLEIPKALLPLPRAVSGRPLPRLVTSREGTGALLCDLLTRLASHPDQFQPSDGPRLGTAVTHLVAALFAHLLEAEKSLPPETHQRALILRVKNFIRRHMHDPQLTPSVVAAAHHISVSYLHRLFQEEEITVAAWIRRLRLEAACRDLADPALGDVPIHVIGTRWGFPRAAEFSRAFRSAYGMPPRDYRHLSQTSPAL, from the coding sequence GTGCTGAACGAGACGGTGTTCCGGAGTGAGGACGTGCCGCCGGCCGACCGGTTCGGGTACTGGGCGGAGCGGCTGCGGAAGACCCACGCTCCGGTGACACTGAGCAGCAAGCACACCCACGATTTCCGTTTCACCCAACGCGTGCTGGACCTCGGCAGCGTGTCTCTGTGGCCTGCCACCTTCGAGCAGGTGACGATCCGGCGGACCCCGAAGCTCATCCGCCAGTCCGACCCAGAGCTCTACCACATGTCTCTCGTCGTGATGGGGACCGGAGCGGGCACATGGGACGACGGCGAGGCCACGTACCGCCCCTCCGACCTGCACATCAACGACTCCGCGGTGCCCTGGGAGATCCGCACCGGCGCGGAACCGGTCACCGCGCTGGGACTTGAGATTCCCAAAGCGCTGCTCCCCCTGCCGCGAGCCGTGTCAGGACGCCCGTTGCCGCGGCTGGTGACGAGCCGGGAGGGGACCGGTGCGCTGCTCTGCGACCTGCTCACCCGACTGGCTTCGCACCCCGACCAGTTCCAGCCGTCGGACGGTCCCCGCCTGGGCACGGCCGTGACCCACCTCGTCGCCGCCCTGTTCGCCCACCTCCTGGAGGCCGAGAAGTCACTGCCTCCGGAGACCCACCAGCGTGCCCTCATCCTGCGCGTCAAGAACTTCATCCGCCGGCACATGCACGACCCGCAGCTCACACCGAGCGTCGTGGCCGCGGCACACCACATCTCCGTCAGCTATCTGCACCGCCTCTTCCAGGAGGAGGAGATCACGGTCGCGGCCTGGATACGCCGGCTGCGCCTGGAGGCCGCCTGCCGCGACCTCGCCGACCCGGCACTGGGTGATGTGCCCATTCATGTGATCGGCACCCGCTGGGGATTTCCGCGGGCGGCGGAGTTCAGCCGCGCCTTCCGGTCCGCCTACGGCATGCCGCCCAGGGACTACCGGCACCTGTCCCAGACCTCGCCGGCTCTCTGA
- a CDS encoding SseB family protein — METPAHDDLPTPAQQALDALAENAEDQGALDVLAHSDVLVPVPDDAIDGEGADATSVALPVLEQPGGEPVVPVFTTEGEMVELLPFVSRYRLIPLGALASQWPDEDLSLAIDGNSSHALTLTSQGVRTLLAR, encoded by the coding sequence ATGGAGACACCCGCACACGACGACCTGCCGACGCCGGCCCAGCAGGCACTGGACGCGCTGGCCGAGAACGCGGAGGACCAGGGCGCGCTGGACGTCCTCGCCCACAGTGACGTGCTCGTACCCGTGCCGGACGACGCGATCGACGGCGAGGGCGCCGATGCCACGTCCGTGGCCCTGCCCGTCCTCGAACAGCCCGGCGGTGAGCCGGTCGTCCCCGTGTTCACCACGGAGGGCGAGATGGTCGAACTACTGCCGTTCGTCTCCCGCTACCGCCTCATCCCGCTGGGCGCCCTCGCCTCCCAATGGCCCGACGAGGACCTCTCCCTGGCCATAGACGGCAACTCCTCGCACGCCCTGACGCTCACGTCACAGGGGGTGCGCACGCTGCTGGCCCGGTGA
- the pqqB gene encoding pyrroloquinoline quinone biosynthesis protein PqqB yields the protein MVVRVVLLGTAAGGGFPQWNCACALCTAARDGKLPSRTQECAAVTGNGRDWWLLNASPDLRTQLTATPALWPGPGPRDTPLRGVLLTDAEADHVTGLAELRGAAGLKVYAAAPVRAVLGPARAALDRYAPWEWADSLADGGFVLAGGLVVTAHPVGAKIPKYVPAQVPGAGGPWVTAYRVEDLASGGVLVYAPCVGAWSPELDELCAEADCVLLDGTFFAADEMGTAVRSGAGQAAMGHLPVTGRDGTLAALARHPGARRIYTHLNNTNPLLDPDSPARARIAEEGVEVLPDGAELLL from the coding sequence ATGGTCGTGAGGGTCGTCCTGCTGGGCACCGCCGCCGGGGGCGGCTTCCCGCAGTGGAACTGCGCCTGTGCGCTGTGCACGGCCGCCCGGGACGGCAAGCTGCCCTCCCGCACCCAGGAGTGCGCCGCCGTCACCGGCAACGGCCGCGACTGGTGGCTGCTGAACGCCTCGCCCGATCTGCGCACCCAGCTCACCGCCACCCCGGCGCTCTGGCCGGGCCCGGGTCCCCGGGACACCCCGCTGCGCGGTGTCCTGCTCACCGACGCCGAGGCGGACCACGTCACCGGCCTGGCCGAGCTGCGCGGAGCGGCGGGCCTGAAGGTCTACGCCGCCGCACCGGTGCGCGCCGTACTGGGTCCGGCCCGCGCCGCTCTGGACCGTTACGCCCCCTGGGAGTGGGCGGACAGCCTGGCCGACGGCGGATTCGTGCTGGCCGGGGGACTGGTGGTCACGGCCCATCCGGTGGGTGCGAAGATCCCGAAGTACGTACCGGCGCAGGTTCCCGGCGCCGGCGGCCCATGGGTGACGGCGTACCGCGTGGAGGATCTGGCCAGCGGGGGAGTGCTGGTGTACGCGCCCTGCGTGGGCGCCTGGAGTCCGGAGCTGGACGAGCTGTGCGCCGAGGCCGACTGCGTGCTGCTGGACGGCACCTTCTTCGCGGCCGACGAGATGGGCACGGCGGTGCGCTCCGGTGCCGGGCAGGCCGCCATGGGACACCTGCCGGTCACGGGCCGGGACGGCACGCTCGCGGCCCTGGCCCGCCATCCCGGTGCGCGCCGGATCTACACCCACCTCAACAACACGAACCCGCTGCTCGACCCGGATTCACCGGCACGTGCGCGGATCGCCGAGGAGGGCGTCGAGGTACTGCCCGACGGGGCCGAGCTGCTGCTCTGA
- a CDS encoding MarR family transcriptional regulator — translation MAVKTADARLEERWRDILAVHAHTMCEIDRALHPHGLGASDFEVLDILASESPAEGDQCRVQNLVGRVHLTQSALSRLIGRLEKDGLVERSVCAEDRRGVWVALTPKGRALHAEVQPLQRAVLERMLTGQER, via the coding sequence ATGGCAGTCAAGACGGCCGACGCCCGGCTCGAGGAACGGTGGCGGGACATCCTCGCCGTACACGCGCACACGATGTGCGAGATCGACCGGGCCCTGCACCCGCACGGGCTGGGCGCCAGCGACTTCGAGGTGCTGGACATCCTGGCGTCCGAGTCGCCCGCGGAGGGTGACCAGTGCCGGGTGCAGAACCTGGTCGGCCGGGTCCATCTCACCCAGAGCGCGCTGTCCCGGCTGATCGGCCGACTGGAGAAGGACGGCCTGGTGGAGCGCTCGGTGTGCGCCGAGGACCGGCGCGGGGTGTGGGTGGCGCTCACCCCCAAGGGCCGTGCGCTGCACGCCGAGGTGCAGCCGCTGCAGCGCGCCGTGCTGGAGCGCATGCTCACCGGGCAGGAACGTTAG
- a CDS encoding VOC family protein, with protein MTAGVQTIIYPVKDKDRAKALFTALLGVEPYADEPYYVGFKAEGQDVGLDPNGHAQGLTGPVPFWHVTDLRERLAALLAAGAEPVQDVRDVGNGRLIASVKDPDGNLIGLLQDPVA; from the coding sequence ATGACCGCCGGCGTGCAGACGATCATCTACCCCGTCAAGGACAAGGACCGTGCCAAGGCCCTGTTCACCGCCCTCCTGGGCGTCGAGCCGTACGCGGACGAACCCTATTACGTCGGTTTCAAGGCCGAGGGACAGGACGTCGGCCTCGACCCCAACGGGCACGCGCAGGGCCTGACCGGGCCGGTGCCGTTCTGGCACGTCACCGATCTTCGCGAGCGCCTCGCGGCCCTGCTGGCGGCGGGCGCCGAGCCCGTCCAGGACGTGCGGGACGTCGGCAACGGCAGGCTGATCGCCTCCGTGAAGGACCCCGACGGCAACCTGATCGGCCTGCTCCAGGACCCGGTCGCCTGA
- a CDS encoding ABC transporter permease → MLPVRVDRELQSLLGSLPGAARVTARGDEDARIEGSAQRVTFEGRRGPDLPLGDALVRGRWMHRPGEVVVGSAFLRRNGVHIGDHLRLRKSGRQEEVTVVGEQMQENDRVVAGTWPTFTALVPDGKAFAYHVKLREGTDGTAYARAARAVDTGLSTQLTGPSNGAETIIGSAAALTLMLALVASLGVFNTAVLNTHDRRRDLGMLKSIGMTPRQVTVMTVTSMAVLGVIGSVQGVPLGIAAYEVVVPRMAAGIDLTLPSYMTDVWHAPKPAGLALAGLVIAVVGALVPARRAARLTVAEVLHNE, encoded by the coding sequence GTGCTGCCGGTCCGCGTCGACCGCGAACTTCAGTCGCTGCTCGGCTCGTTGCCAGGCGCGGCGCGGGTGACGGCCCGTGGGGACGAGGATGCGCGGATCGAGGGTTCCGCACAGAGGGTCACCTTCGAGGGCAGGCGCGGGCCGGACCTGCCCCTGGGCGACGCGCTCGTCCGGGGCCGCTGGATGCACCGTCCGGGAGAGGTCGTGGTCGGCTCGGCCTTCCTGCGCCGCAACGGGGTGCACATCGGGGACCACCTCCGGCTACGCAAGAGCGGCCGCCAGGAGGAGGTCACGGTGGTCGGCGAGCAGATGCAGGAGAACGACCGGGTGGTCGCCGGCACCTGGCCGACGTTCACCGCGCTGGTCCCGGACGGCAAGGCGTTCGCCTATCACGTCAAACTGCGTGAGGGCACGGACGGGACGGCGTACGCGCGCGCCGCCCGAGCCGTCGACACGGGGCTCAGTACCCAGCTGACCGGCCCGAGCAACGGCGCCGAGACCATCATCGGCTCGGCGGCCGCCCTCACCCTGATGCTGGCCCTGGTCGCCTCCCTCGGTGTGTTCAACACGGCCGTGCTCAACACCCATGACCGACGTCGTGACCTCGGCATGCTCAAGTCGATCGGCATGACCCCGCGCCAGGTGACGGTGATGACGGTGACGTCCATGGCGGTACTCGGCGTGATCGGGTCGGTGCAGGGCGTCCCGCTGGGCATCGCCGCCTACGAGGTGGTCGTCCCACGGATGGCCGCGGGGATCGACCTCACTCTGCCGTCGTACATGACGGACGTCTGGCACGCGCCGAAGCCGGCCGGACTTGCGCTGGCGGGTCTGGTGATCGCCGTGGTGGGCGCCCTCGTCCCCGCCCGGCGCGCGGCCCGGCTCACCGTTGCGGAGGTGCTGCACAACGAGTGA
- a CDS encoding ArsR family transcriptional regulator has product MMGTPSGRMRQTILEWLKDPDANFPAPARRDPVATGVTARAVAAKLGVRRRTARAHLDFLTRLGVLRTRRLRCRTYYRRDEIRIAEVARVFEKGW; this is encoded by the coding sequence ATGATGGGAACCCCCTCGGGCCGGATGCGGCAGACGATTCTCGAATGGCTCAAGGACCCAGATGCCAACTTCCCGGCGCCCGCTCGCCGGGATCCCGTCGCGACCGGAGTCACCGCGCGTGCCGTGGCCGCCAAGCTGGGCGTGCGTCGCCGCACCGCCCGCGCCCACCTGGACTTCCTCACCCGGCTCGGCGTGCTGCGCACCCGCCGCCTGCGGTGCCGTACCTACTACCGGCGCGACGAGATCCGCATCGCCGAGGTGGCGCGCGTGTTCGAGAAGGGGTGGTGA
- a CDS encoding SMP-30/gluconolactonase/LRE family protein, protein MDRPTGLVPLHYVSLGARGPEDVVADAHGRVLTGVEDGRILRLHHLGDPRTARVEVLAETGGRPLGLELLPDGGLLVCDAERGLLRVDPGRGRGTVRVLADSAAGERLRFCSNVVALPDGTVYFTVSSRRYPLEHWIGDIVEHTGTGRLLRLPPGGAEPEVLLDGLQFANGLAAGGDGSFLVIAETGACRLTRYHLTGPRAGHADLFARLPGMPDNLWREGPDGPIWVALASPRVPPLHLLHRTPPGVRAAAARAAVHAPYRPSGTIGVLALDDTGRTVRHLVRRRSGFRMLTAVCATGGHLVLGSLREPGVAVCARTTAR, encoded by the coding sequence ATGGACCGACCCACTGGACTTGTCCCGCTCCACTACGTCTCCCTCGGCGCCCGTGGCCCCGAGGACGTGGTGGCCGACGCACACGGGCGCGTACTGACCGGAGTGGAGGACGGCCGGATCCTGCGCCTCCACCACCTCGGCGACCCGCGGACGGCCCGTGTGGAGGTGCTGGCCGAGACCGGCGGGCGTCCCCTCGGACTCGAACTGCTGCCGGACGGCGGCCTGTTGGTGTGCGACGCGGAACGCGGCCTGCTGCGCGTCGACCCCGGCCGCGGCCGCGGCACCGTCCGTGTCCTCGCGGACTCGGCGGCGGGGGAGCGGCTCCGCTTCTGCAGCAACGTCGTCGCCCTGCCGGACGGCACCGTGTACTTCACGGTCTCCAGCCGCCGCTACCCACTGGAGCACTGGATCGGCGACATCGTCGAGCACACCGGCACCGGACGGCTGCTGCGCCTTCCGCCCGGGGGCGCTGAGCCCGAAGTCCTGCTGGACGGGCTGCAGTTCGCCAATGGCCTGGCGGCCGGCGGCGACGGCTCCTTCCTGGTGATCGCCGAGACCGGCGCCTGCCGTCTCACCCGCTATCACCTCACCGGCCCCCGCGCCGGCCACGCCGACCTCTTCGCCCGGCTTCCCGGCATGCCGGACAACCTCTGGCGCGAGGGCCCCGACGGCCCGATCTGGGTCGCGCTCGCCAGCCCCAGGGTTCCGCCGCTGCACCTCCTGCACCGCACCCCGCCCGGCGTGCGCGCAGCAGCCGCCCGGGCCGCCGTCCACGCGCCCTACCGCCCGAGCGGAACGATCGGGGTGCTGGCCCTCGACGACACGGGCCGCACCGTCCGGCACCTCGTCCGCCGCCGCTCCGGCTTCCGCATGCTCACCGCCGTCTGCGCGACCGGCGGCCACCTCGTCCTCGGCAGCCTCCGGGAGCCCGGCGTCGCGGTCTGCGCCCGGACCACCGCCCGCTGA
- the crcB gene encoding fluoride efflux transporter CrcB — translation MTAPEAESLRVRPTPGRRSEWRTQAPVVAVVALGGALGACARYGLTLVWPTPPGSFPWATFWTNAVGCAVIGVFMVLITEVWAAHRLVRPFFGTGILGGFTTFSTYAVDIRRLVDAGRPGLGLGYLAATLCAALAAVWLASVAARRVLIRRQR, via the coding sequence ATGACAGCCCCGGAAGCCGAGAGCCTCCGTGTCCGCCCCACGCCAGGGCGGCGGTCCGAGTGGCGCACCCAGGCACCCGTCGTCGCGGTGGTCGCCCTCGGCGGCGCCCTCGGCGCCTGCGCCCGCTACGGGCTCACCCTCGTCTGGCCCACGCCGCCCGGCTCCTTTCCCTGGGCGACGTTCTGGACCAACGCCGTCGGCTGCGCGGTGATCGGTGTCTTCATGGTGCTCATCACCGAGGTGTGGGCCGCCCACCGCCTCGTCCGCCCCTTTTTCGGCACCGGCATCCTCGGCGGCTTCACCACGTTCTCCACCTATGCCGTCGACATCCGCAGGCTGGTCGACGCCGGGCGCCCCGGCCTCGGGCTCGGCTATCTCGCCGCGACACTGTGCGCGGCCCTCGCCGCGGTGTGGCTCGCCTCGGTCGCCGCCCGCCGCGTGCTGATCAGGAGGCAGCGATGA
- a CDS encoding DUF190 domain-containing protein — MTSLTGRALRLTVYIGEDDTWHHKPLYSEIVHRAHTAGLAGASVFRGIEGFGASSRIHTSRLLSLSEDLPVAVVVVDTEERVRAFLPQLDELVDEGLVTLEECEVVRYVGRTGGPRGMDPKGKKSL; from the coding sequence ATGACGTCACTCACCGGCCGCGCCCTCAGGCTGACCGTCTACATCGGCGAGGACGACACCTGGCACCACAAGCCCCTGTACTCCGAGATCGTGCACCGCGCACACACGGCCGGACTCGCCGGGGCGAGCGTCTTCCGGGGCATCGAGGGCTTCGGCGCCTCCTCCCGCATCCACACCTCCCGCCTGCTGTCCCTGAGCGAGGACCTGCCCGTGGCAGTCGTCGTCGTGGACACCGAGGAGCGCGTACGGGCGTTCCTGCCGCAGCTCGACGAACTCGTCGACGAGGGCCTGGTCACGCTGGAGGAGTGCGAGGTCGTCCGGTACGTGGGACGTACGGGCGGTCCGCGCGGCATGGACCCGAAGGGTAAGAAGTCGTTGTGA
- the crcB gene encoding fluoride efflux transporter CrcB: MNWLLVIAGAVVGAPLRYLTDRAVQARHDSVFPWGTFVVNVTGCLILGLLTGAASAGAAGPHLQLLLGTGLCGALTTYSTFSYETLRLTEAGSGLYAAVNVVASVVAGLAAAFAGVSLAGVLWA; the protein is encoded by the coding sequence GTGAACTGGCTGCTGGTGATCGCGGGAGCCGTGGTCGGCGCACCGCTGCGCTATCTCACCGACCGCGCCGTGCAGGCCCGCCATGACTCGGTGTTCCCCTGGGGCACCTTCGTGGTGAATGTCACCGGATGTCTCATCCTCGGGCTGCTCACCGGTGCGGCCTCCGCCGGGGCCGCCGGACCTCACCTGCAACTCCTGCTGGGCACCGGGCTGTGCGGCGCCCTGACGACGTACTCGACCTTCTCCTACGAGACGCTGCGGCTGACCGAGGCCGGCTCCGGGCTCTACGCTGCCGTGAACGTCGTCGCGAGTGTGGTGGCGGGGCTCGCCGCGGCCTTCGCCGGTGTCTCGCTCGCCGGAGTGCTGTGGGCCTAG
- a CDS encoding undecaprenyl-diphosphate phosphatase translates to MSAISVGQAVVLGVVEGVTEFLPVSSTGHLKITEGLMHIPVDDKSVVGFSAVIQVGAIAAVLVYFFKDIKRIVSAWFRGLVNREERYHHDYKFAWWVIAATIPIVIVGLAAKPLIDGALGSLWVVAASLIVGSGVMWAADQMGRHKRGEDDTSFKDAMWVGCSQILALLFPGFSRSGATMSTALIRDLDRVAATRLSFFLGIPALTGAGIYELKDALGAGVGAAPLAVGTIVSFVVAYASIAWLLKFVAKHSFNAFVIYRIIIGVGLLGLLATGVLDA, encoded by the coding sequence ATGAGCGCCATCTCCGTCGGTCAAGCCGTCGTCCTCGGAGTAGTCGAGGGGGTGACCGAGTTCCTCCCGGTGTCCTCGACCGGGCACCTGAAGATCACCGAGGGACTCATGCACATCCCGGTCGACGACAAGTCCGTCGTCGGCTTCTCCGCCGTCATCCAGGTCGGCGCCATCGCCGCCGTGCTCGTGTACTTCTTCAAGGACATCAAGCGGATCGTCTCCGCCTGGTTCCGCGGTCTGGTCAACCGCGAGGAGCGCTACCACCACGACTACAAGTTCGCCTGGTGGGTGATCGCCGCCACCATCCCGATCGTCATCGTGGGCCTGGCCGCCAAACCGCTGATCGACGGCGCGCTCGGCTCCCTGTGGGTGGTGGCCGCCTCGCTGATCGTCGGCTCGGGCGTGATGTGGGCGGCCGACCAGATGGGCCGGCACAAGCGCGGCGAGGACGACACGTCCTTCAAGGACGCGATGTGGGTCGGCTGCTCCCAGATCCTCGCCCTGCTCTTCCCCGGCTTCTCCCGCTCCGGCGCCACCATGTCCACCGCGCTCATCCGGGACCTGGACCGCGTCGCCGCCACCCGCCTGTCGTTCTTCCTCGGCATCCCGGCCCTCACCGGCGCCGGCATCTACGAGCTCAAGGACGCCCTGGGCGCGGGCGTGGGCGCCGCTCCGCTGGCCGTCGGCACCATCGTCTCCTTCGTGGTCGCCTACGCCTCCATCGCCTGGCTGCTGAAGTTCGTCGCCAAGCACTCCTTCAACGCCTTCGTGATCTACCGCATCATCATCGGCGTGGGACTGCTCGGCCTGCTCGCGACCGGTGTGCTCGACGCCTGA
- a CDS encoding FadR/GntR family transcriptional regulator: MEAVLSHLRGAIERGEYAIGDKLPSEAELCRTLEVSRPVLREALRALQTMGLTVSRTGKGTFVVANAVEDPTFGDYAASDLLEVRRHIEIPVAGYAAVRRTPENLDHLAHLLDRMERETDTTAWVAMDTLFHLAVAEAAQNPVFRRVIEEIRDALARQSAFLNELGGRREQSNREHRAIVEALVDGSEHDAVEAMSHHLDRVETTLTDIVRPQRTDDLPTEGGPEA; encoded by the coding sequence ATGGAAGCGGTCCTCAGCCACCTCCGCGGCGCCATCGAACGCGGCGAGTACGCCATAGGCGACAAGCTGCCCTCCGAGGCCGAGCTGTGCCGCACCCTTGAGGTGTCCCGGCCCGTGCTCCGGGAGGCGCTGCGCGCGCTGCAGACGATGGGCCTCACGGTCTCCCGGACCGGCAAGGGCACCTTCGTCGTCGCGAACGCCGTCGAGGACCCCACCTTCGGCGACTACGCGGCCAGCGACCTGCTCGAGGTGCGCCGGCACATAGAGATCCCGGTCGCCGGGTACGCGGCCGTGCGCCGCACCCCGGAGAATCTGGACCACCTGGCCCATCTGCTCGACCGCATGGAGCGGGAGACGGACACCACCGCGTGGGTGGCGATGGACACCCTCTTCCACCTCGCCGTGGCCGAGGCCGCCCAGAACCCGGTCTTCCGCCGGGTCATCGAGGAGATCCGCGACGCACTGGCGCGTCAGTCGGCCTTCCTCAACGAACTGGGCGGGCGCCGCGAGCAGTCCAACCGCGAGCACCGGGCGATCGTCGAGGCGCTGGTCGACGGTTCCGAACACGACGCGGTGGAGGCCATGAGCCACCATCTGGACCGCGTCGAGACGACCCTCACCGACATCGTGCGTCCGCAGCGGACGGACGACCTCCCCACGGAAGGCGGACCCGAGGCGTGA